From one Lotus japonicus ecotype B-129 chromosome 3, LjGifu_v1.2 genomic stretch:
- the LOC130748583 gene encoding uncharacterized protein LOC130748583 isoform X2 — protein sequence MDNSAVQSQGSISSTSVTNLPADPHAGSSNPTEFVNHGLTLWNQTRQRWIGNNKRPEKQTEQSREPKLSWNATYDSLLASNKPFPQPIPLAEMVDFLVDIWEQEGLYD from the exons ATGGACAACAGCGCTGTTCAGTCACAGGGAAGCATCTCATCAACCAGTGTAACCAACCTACCTGCTGATCCTCATGCTGGTTCTTCCAACCCAACTGAATTTGTAAACCATG gTCTAACTCTTTGGAATCAGACACGGCAACGTTGGATAGGAAATAATAAAAGGCCTGAGAAACAAACAGAACAATCGCGTGAACCAAAATTGAG TTGGAACGCAACGTATGATAGTTTACTGGCGAGCAACAAGCCATTCCCTCAGCCTATTCCCCTTGCG GAAATGGTAGATTTTCTAGTGGATATCTGGGAACAAGAGGGCTTGTATGACTGA
- the LOC130748583 gene encoding uncharacterized protein LOC130748583 isoform X1 produces the protein MHMGGCLGLHKKPTLIATADVPSKRLTQHNKAVKKASTSEDFWTTSTHDMDNSAVQSQGSISSTSVTNLPADPHAGSSNPTEFVNHGLTLWNQTRQRWIGNNKRPEKQTEQSREPKLSWNATYDSLLASNKPFPQPIPLAEMVDFLVDIWEQEGLYD, from the exons ATGCATATGGG TGGTTGTCTTGGACTCCATAAAAAGCCCACGCTAATTGCTACAGCAGATGTGCCATCAAAACGATTGACACAACACAATAAGGCGGTGAAGAAAGCTAGCACATCAGAGGATTTCTGGACCACCAGCACACATGATATGGACAACAGCGCTGTTCAGTCACAGGGAAGCATCTCATCAACCAGTGTAACCAACCTACCTGCTGATCCTCATGCTGGTTCTTCCAACCCAACTGAATTTGTAAACCATG gTCTAACTCTTTGGAATCAGACACGGCAACGTTGGATAGGAAATAATAAAAGGCCTGAGAAACAAACAGAACAATCGCGTGAACCAAAATTGAG TTGGAACGCAACGTATGATAGTTTACTGGCGAGCAACAAGCCATTCCCTCAGCCTATTCCCCTTGCG GAAATGGTAGATTTTCTAGTGGATATCTGGGAACAAGAGGGCTTGTATGACTGA
- the LOC130748653 gene encoding uncharacterized protein LOC130748653, which translates to MASSISQGVVFTTAMLASSTMLYLAFSWQKITPLFQIHGNPYSHDSDTKMLRSCLCSEEKKRERKMTMKKKKKKKVQFADNVKEAAETEEPKQRRKKNRVVPSNSYRQHEETSEIPKMPANRIALYNGILRDRFHRMEVRTY; encoded by the exons ATGGCTTCTTCTATCTCACAGGGTGTGGTTTTCACCACAGCTATGCTCGCATCTAGCACCATGCTttatcttgctttctcttggcaAAAGATTACCCCACTTTTCCAAATTCATGGGAATCCCTATTCTCATGACTCTGACACAAAAATGTTACGCTCTTGTTTGTGTTCTG aggaaaagaaaagggagagaaagatgacaatgaagaagaagaagaagaagaaagttcaattTGCAGATAATGTGAAAGAAGCTGCTGAAACAGAGGAGCCAAAacagaggaggaagaaaaacAGAGTAGTACCAAGCAACAGCTACAGACAACATGAGGAAACCTCGGAAATTCCGAAAATGCCGGCTAACAGAATTGCTTTGTATAATGGGATTTTGAGGGACAGGTTTCATAGGATGGAGGTGCGCACTTATTGA